A stretch of the Uranotaenia lowii strain MFRU-FL chromosome 3, ASM2978415v1, whole genome shotgun sequence genome encodes the following:
- the LOC129754998 gene encoding protein odr-4 homolog — MGRSVVCEAYLEDYLRNLSKQRGTSVGLLIGQPSSSGKDYVVHLNKIKDAAGAEENQGLLDIDNQQVSQHALIETRVLPGGFYVLGIFVINPKSIFEDQNLLRKVKTMLVDMRHTFSSSALLQGNCDDLDGGEKLVFYYSSGSNVFGCKSIALKSESLSVKPCDWKFQERATSWHVMSTFFETDDVFSLKKKSVDQYDTESNLTECVEILKKDLDDGIIFFDGCSRDGKRLVEASLKEKKDDPFIVHIYLKSKPDQDIANRKIKTFPGTMKFEGIVSSKVFVHPKNTFAEVESFIRTDIIRSLMSRIQIHCDSLVQSEDSVPDIIMLNELPRRIYFPIRPKVHQILFSEYLFREEPKETAIPQIRETLDLAVLPKELNATIEIEAEIKEEERHDAEECNLTMSKKPKVKMDPIMVGGLAAIVVLVVAILVFLITK, encoded by the exons CCTTCGTCCAGCGGCAAGGACTACGTCGTTcatctgaacaaaatcaaagacGCGGCTGGAGCGGAAGAAAACCAAGGTCTACTGGATATTGATAATCAACAGGTCTCGCAGCATGCCCTCATCGAGACCCGGGTGCTTCCGGGAGGATTCTACGTCCTGGGAATCTTCGTCATCAATCCGAAATCCATCTTCGAAGACCAGAACCTGCTGCGAAAGGTGAAAACCATGCTTGTTGATATGCGACATACCTTCAGCTCCAGCGCTCTTCTACAAGGAAATTGTGACGATCTGGATGGCGGAGAGAAGTTGGTGTTCTACTATTCATCCGGCAGTAACGTGTTtggttgcaaaagtattgcacTCAAATCGGAGAGCCTTTCGGTGAAACCGTGCGATTGGAAGTTTCAGGAACGGGCCACTTCCTGGCATGTGATGAGCACATTTTTCGAAACCGACGATGTGTTTTCGCTGAAGAAGAAATCCGTTGATCAGTACGATACCGAGAGCAATCTGACCGAATGTGTGGAAATCTTGAAAAAGGATCTGGATGATGGAATTATCTTTTTCGACGGATGTTCCAGAGATGGCAAACGACTGGTTGAGGCTTCTTTGAAGGAAAAGAAGGATGATCCGTTTATCGTACATATCTATTTGAAATCG AAACCAGACCAAGATATAGCGAATCGAAAGATAAAAACCTTCCCAGGAACCATGAAATTCGAAGGAATTGTTAGCAGCAAAGTGTTCGTTCATCCGAAAAATACCTTTGCCGAGGTCGAATCCTTCATCCGGACGGACATCATTCGCTCACTAATGTCCCGGATCCAAATCCACTGTGATTCCTTGGTTCAGTCGGAGGATTCCGTTCCGGATATTATCATGCTGAACGAACTACCCCGACGAATTTATTTCCCCATCCGCCCGAAAGTACATCAGATCCTGTTCAGCGAGTACCTGTTCCGGGAAGAGCCGAAAGAAACCGCCATTCCCCAGATCCGGGAAACGTTGGACTTGGCGGTACTTCCGAAAGAACTCAATGCCACCATCGAAATCGAAGCAGAAATCAAGGAAGAGGAACGGCACGATGCCGAAGAGTGTAACCTGACGATGAGCAAGAAGCCCAAGGTCAAAATGGATCCGATTATGGTGGGTGGGCTGGCAGCCATCGTCGTGCTTGTAGTGgccattttggtatttttaatcACGAAATAA
- the LOC129754999 gene encoding uncharacterized protein LOC129754999 has protein sequence MVCPSSDMCVGWCNLLAAEEGINKLSREERNFPPGAPEYRKRHRSEGLLAFTGGKKNRKTTDLIPWDSTPFKRKFHIISPQQTAFRLSKKNVLAGRARNAATSKFTEPGTQPKCPEPRSINLRGSIRGQRWQVAGES, from the exons ATGGTTTGCCCTTCCAGTGATATGTGCGTCGGTTGGTGTAATCTGCTGGCAGCTGAAGAAGGTATCAACAAATTATCTCGTGAGGAGCGCAATTTTCCACCGGGAGCCCCCGAGTACAGAAAACGTCATCGATCTGAGGGCCTGCTGGCGTTTACCGGTGgcaaaaaaaataggaaaactaCGG ATTTAATTCCATGGGATTCTACGCCGTTCAAAAGgaaatttcatatcatttcaCCACAGCAGACCGCTTTTAGgctctcgaaaaaaaatgtgttggcCGGAAGGGCTCGAAATGCTGCTACCTCGAAATTTACGGAGCCGGGAACCCAGCCCAAGTGTCCGGAGCCAAGAAGTATCAACCTGCGAGGATCTATCCGAGGACAGCGATGGCAGGTTGCTGGCGAAAGTTAA